Below is a genomic region from Deltaproteobacteria bacterium.
GATCATCACGCCGCAGTGTCTGCAATTAAAGTGAGGGTGCGGGCTTTCATCCGGTTCCATCCGCTCATAATAGTGGGTACCCTTCTTCGATACAAACTCCAGGATGATTCCGTTTCGGGTGTATGACGATAGAATACGATAGACCGTTGTCCGGTTGACCTTTTGTTCATCCCGCAGCCGCCGGAAAATATCGTCGGCTGTCAGGGGCGTCTCCGCCTGGTCCAGGATACCAAGTACGGCCAGACGCTGGGCTGTTTTCTGGAGCCCCGCCTTTCTCAGCGTGATTTCCATTGGGATTTTCTTTTCCTGATTGGACATGGAAAACCGTATACAGAATATGCAACTTGTTTGCAAATTGATTTGCACATGGCCGCGTAGGGAAAAAGAAACGGTCTGGATGAAGAGAAGAATGCAGGGGTTCGATAAGCTTTTTTATAACCCACGATCCTATCGGTTAATCATGGTATCGCTTCAGCAGTGTTTCAATGTCTTTCTGGGTTGTGCGCCGGGTAAAGAGATTCCGGGGTGTGCGTGTCGGTCTGGTTTCGTCACGGAACAGAACACCGATGGCGATTCTGTCCTCCCAGAATTCGGCGATTCGGATCGCCTCCAGGGGGTCTGTCGTAGGTTCGACCTGGTATACCCGGTCACCGTACCACTGGTAGGTGTTGATTTTATTGAACGTCACACAAGGCAGAAGAATATCGACGACGGCTGTCCCCCTGAAGCGGATCGCTTCCATGATCACTTCCTTTAAGTGGTCTTTTTCCCTGGCGAACCCCCGGGCGACAAACGGCGCACCCATGACAAGGGCCAGGCTCAGAGGATGAAGGGGAGCGTTAGGGTTTCCATCCGGGGTCAGAGGGTTTTTGACGCTCAGGTCGGTTGTGGGGGAACTCTGTCCCTTGGTCAGGCCGTAAACCTGGTTGTTGGTGATCAGGATCGTAATATCCAGGTTTTTCCGGATCGTATGGAGAAAATGGTTTCTGCCCTCTCCGGATATGCAGACATCACCGGAAACGGCGATCACCGACAGAACCGGCCGTGCCTGTTTGATGCCCACGGCGAGGGGCACGGATCTGCCGTGTAGCCCATTGAAAGAATTGGTTTATAGATCTATAGGCATCGTCGCTCCC
It encodes:
- a CDS encoding transcriptional repressor — its product is MEITLRKAGLQKTAQRLAVLGILDQAETPLTADDIFRRLRDEQKVNRTTVYRILSSYTRNGIILEFVSKKGTHYYERMEPDESPHPHFNCRHCGVMICLTGNPGSWEKLVDHSDLEVECINISGLCHLCKANGEK